The window GTAATTTTTAGACATTGTAGTGCCAGAATCTTACACACTGTTTCAATAAATACAGTGCCGAGTAATTATGTTAATGCTTTTGTTCTTCACAGTAAGGTTCGCTGAATGCTAGGTTGTGAGCATAACCTTCAATTTATCCTATGAttggtttgaaaataaaaagaacaaaatgcttgATGCTACCAACTTTAGAATATACATAAACtgtatagaccaggggtcagcaacctttactatcaaaagagccattttgcctcctcctccactaaagaaaaatagtctggagccgcaaaacataacacagtttataaacttttaaaagttttaatatttttttaattttacctgttacaacaagtgtgcatgtgtaggcctactttgaaataaattaaacactgaactatgcccctagaagcctccagcttctaacgtatcatcctgttacattagaagctggaggcttctaacgtaacggtagatttttttgatgggcagagttccttatgttctgacgatgccttagcgattaaattttaaggggtgttagccacaggtgttcctcatttgcagctttaattttgttcacctgtaccccccaatcttgagtaattggggttcaggtgctagaagcctccagcaatgtgtaacagggtagatttttttgatgggcagagttttatgaatttttaggaggtgttagccacaggtgtcccgtacttgcacctcaaattttttcacctgtacccccgtttccagataaattggggtttaggtgctagaagcctcccaacaatgtgtaacagagtagggtttttttgatgggtggagtttttaggaggtgttagccacaggtgtccccacttgcacctctaattttgttcacctgtacccccttcctgttccagagaaattggggttcaggtgcctccagcaatgtgtaacggtagatttttttgatgggcagagttctttattttctgacgatgccttagtgattcaattgtaggtggtgttagccataagtgtcccccaattgcacctctattttggtcacctgtaccgcctccccccccgttccagagaaattggggttcaggtgcctccagcaatgtgtaacggtagatttttttgatgggcagagttctttatgttctgatgatagcctaacaattaaattttagggggtgttagtcacaggtgtcccccacttgcacctacatttttggttttgtacatctccccattccagaggaattggggttcaaaggagggggatgtcattgtacacacccatttgtacacgccccgtggaagatttatttcactggtagatttttttcattagaacactggatagggaatccccctcctccgcagtgtcttgggaggaaggggatccctcatcagagatctccccgtggcagccgaagggagccacaacaaggaggctgaagagccgcaggttgcagacccctagTATAGACAAAAAAGAATAATAGGGGGTTCACATCTCCCCAAACGTGTTGTGAGATATTTAAGGCAAAGAAAATTATATTGcaatttctttttacaatgtcATAATAAAATAAGCAATATCATGCCATaccacatatattaaaaatataacatttgtgtaGGACTGCAAATACATGTACTGGAAGAAAATTGATATGCCACTATTTAAATAGCTTCCACCCAATTAAAATCCAAAGTCCTCCTCAGTTCAAAAAGGGGTCTGTTAGTGTTGCAGTTGAATTATTCATGTATGGCTTCTTCAGGAAGGTACAACCAGTACATATGTGTCTACCATAAAGTTTGTGATTAAAATCTGCCGTCATCAATCTATGGCAACCAGTGATGTGTCAGGAAAGGTGAGTAGGGATTGGTTGCAAAAACTCAGTATGTAAATTACATAGAAATGGACCATATCCGTGTGGCCTTTAGATGAAAAGATCTTAGGACCATATCACAGCCAAGCAGGGGATTTCCAATTCAAATCCTCAGCTCACAAAGTGTTGAACAGGCTAAACCAGGGTTTGTCAACTTCCCTTGGCTGTGATATAGCTCTAAGATCTTTCTATTTTGCTGTTACATAAACTGTgtagacaaacctttttttgttttggaaaaagtaCTAAAAAGGTGGGACCACAGTGTGTTTTCCTATTGCTGGTTATGTTACCTGTAGGGAGACTTCCCCTATTTGTTTTAGTGATTGTTGTCACTAAAATAGAATGCGATAAAGTTGATAGCTGTCACTAGAAAGagggataaaaatatttttccaatataGATACTTGTCCCAGTAAAAACCAGTCTGAGCTTTTcctttggaaaaatgtttattgacttTCCGTACTGATCCCAGGACATTTAGGTGAACACAAATGTCTCcaataagacaaagaaaaaaaaaaaaattcaaattaaccaaattaagaaaaaaaaagttttaaattaattCAAACATCCATGGAAACGTGCAATGAGAGAAATTTAAGCTTATTTATGAAATACTTCTAGAAATACGGACCCTGACATTAATACTGCCCTTATATCAGATAGACATATAGTTAGATAGCAATTTCAAGAAGATAGCTCAGCAATtgcaatttatgtattttagcatCACAGGTTACCTTCTAAAGAAAGCTAAAACCCTGTTATGTTGTTCTCTTGGTAAAAAATAGGATAATACATTGTACTCCattgaaaatttttaaaagaaaatgaactctgcTATTACAGTTATTAATAAGAAAAGGCTCCACCTTTCTGATTTAGTTTCACTGTCATTGGGGCCTGGCATCCTACTGATTTCATATCCTACTGTCACAAgtaaagatttatacattttgtaacacagtaatgcaatgcacaaaagaaaaaatgtatacaactgCAAAACCCTGAATAGGTAACAGGCAGGTCAACTTTTAGAAAAGACAAGGAATAAActgaaaaacacttttatttacaagATGGTTTGACATTTATGGCTTGACATAGATGGTTCTGACTCCCGCAAACCATCATTACTGACACATTAAACTAATGTACAGTTCACACTAAAAATTCAGTGGGTCACCCTTTCTATATTAGATTTACTCTAGTTCCACTTGTTGGCCTATATGAAATCTACACATGCATATGAAAGCAGATAATCTTACTATTTTATAAGAGTGTTCTTCTAATTTCATTTTAAGGAAATACTTTTGCAGTTTAGTCATTCTTATTCGGACAAACTGACTTTCAGCCAGCTCAGCCTGTTTATGGATGCAATCTGGACAGAAAGCTGGGTCATGCATCTTAGCTtgtaacatctaaaaaaaaacaaaaacaataagaaTAATTTCCCCAGTATGATACCCATATAACGCTAAGCCCAATGTATTTTATTCCATGCATTGGTATTCAAGTGAAAGGAAGGCAAGTGACTTTTCAGTTGCTAAACTAGAGTTGTGTCAACCCTTGTCCCAGTCCAACATGTGCACCTCTCAGATTCTGCCACTGCATTACAATTCTTTAGAATTAAGAGGCACCCAGTgaatataacaaattattttccaACCTCCATGAACTAATTCTGTAAATCTCAAAGTTCCCCCATTATTATTGTTAGATATCATAAAAGACTGagctaataaaaaggaaatgtctttagttttttttcacacCATGTTCAAATGTTAAACAAATAGATCTGTGTACTTAGTCAGTGATTACTTTTAcattcctcccacaatccaaaaaacatgcagttaggttaattggctcccgcccctcctttttttaataatatgtgttccaggaaaaaaaaaagtaaaaaccttggGATATGTTGCCTCAATCCGCACCATATTTTTTACCTGTTTCATAGTTTCCCTGACACTTTGCATTTGTAGTCTGTTCATTAGTGCACTGGGGATGCAACATGAATGATGCCTTTCTGTTGCACTCAAGATTTGTTGTCCTGGATGCGGCTTTTTTTCTTGGGTTGGGTGTTGACAAAGATGCTCTATCTTCATAGAGCAATAAGACAGAGAAGGGGATGCGTCTGTATAATTTGGCTGAGCGACTGAAAAGATATAAAGACATAAACTTCACATAACTAAAATCATATAATCATGAAGCTTAAAAGTATATGAaatttttcagaaagaaaaaataatacgCATTAGTTATTGAGCATTAGTGAGCATTAGTTATTAGTCATTTATGATTGATCCAATAGCAGGAGCCTCATAGTTCTAACTTCTACTCTGCACAAACCATCATATAATATCTAGCTTCATAAACAGAAGGTAATTGTTTGCGATAGGAGATGCTTTGTCTTGAATCTGTTTATACATGCATAACAATGTGCAAAACATGGAGAAAAACACATCTGCAGTGATAGTCTGGACACCTTCTTTCAATTATTTTACATAGGGAAAGAGAGCTGTAtcagaaaacagaagaaaactcAAATTGGCAATGCCCTTGCCAATCCCAGCATTGCAAAGAGTGAAAACTAAATAGCTAAAAAGTTATATtcacaaatgtaatttgtttagtgaatgtatattgtttttgatATATCTTAATTTACTATATTCAggaaataaaaatttcaaaatcattgttaaaaaaaaaaaaaaaaaaaaaaaacacattgtacattttgaattgaaaaacgaaaaaaaaaaataaagaacaaagaaacaagacaaaaacaaaaaataaaacaagcttaAATAAACCAAGTTTTAAGTTTTAAAGCCATATATACCAAAAATATGAGAACAAGAAAAAGGGATAGATCAATTTTTATCTTGAACGGGAAAAttggtaaatagaaaaataaaaggaggGATATCTTCCTCCAACAGTGAGAATAAAATCTATACTTTACTGAaccaaatatttatacatatgtgagaatttaaatattttctatactgACCAGTCTTCCAAGAAGCTATCTAATCTATTGCTCTAGCTTCTTCCATTTACTGGATCTCCACAACATTAGACAGCCACATGGAGATTGGAGGGAGACCAGCAGAGTTCCAAAAAATTGATACAAGACACTTGGCTGCGTGTAACAAATGTAAAGAGAGAAAGGTCTTGTATTTTCCTAACGAGACTTCTAGAGGATGGAGAGACATGATTAGAGGGGGAAGGACAGCAGAGGATCTAATATCTGCGGGCAAATAGAGATCACTTTATTCCAATAAGCACTAATCAACGGACACGCTGCTGACTTCTTGATGACATCGCCAACACCTGTCAGTCCGGTCCGGGTAGCATTTATGCAGCTTGTCTGGTGTCGTATAACACTGGGTCAGGACCTTGTATGAAGTCTCCTGTACTTTAGTCCTAATAGAACATTTATGCACTATAGTACATGCTCTCTGCCATTGCTCCTCAGTGAACACTATGCCTAAGGCTTTTTCCCAAGGGGGGGGCGAATTTAAAAACAGACACATAGAGATAGTAGAACGGGACACCAGGACCCAGTTAAACACAGCTGTTCAAAGGCCAAAAGCTGCTGGGGGAGTTCTGCTGATCGAGTCAAAAGATCTATTATAGTGTGTAATGTGTAGGACCACCATGGAAACTCCAAACCTTACAGAACCAAATCAGAAAGTATTTGTCTCTCAATATTGATACAATCGGCTAAAAAGTCTACCACTCTTAAAAGGGAATTAGCTGTCCACATGGGAAGAAATGATTTGGCTAATCCTGATGGGAACTTGGAAAATTGACAAGGCTTTAAAACTTTTGAGTAGTGCTGGACCTTGCTTGTTCCCTCCTGCCCTCTTCCCTACACACTTAGTGGCCCATCACTAGAATAGGCTTCTTCAATGGCCATCGACAAAGCATGTAAGGTTTCTGTCATCACTACCAGAAAGTGAAACAATGTTACTAAAGCACAGCACTGCAGAAATTGGACATATCAAAGAAAAAACTCAAAACGCACAGACATCTTTAGGTTGTTTTTAGAACGACAAAGTATTTGTACCATTTTTGAACAATGAATGCACTACAGACCTGAAAAACAAAGCCTCAGAGTAATAAAtgctaaaagataaaataaaaaaaaataaaaaagtacacagGGCTTGTAGCCACTTTTCTCTTGCCACTGATTtaaagctgtcaaaatgacagatCAGAATTATTCTGTAAATAATGAAGGTATTCCAAAAAGAACACCATCTGACTGTTTCGATAGAAAATAgggagatacaaagtaacattgtttaCTTTAGTATCTATTCATCCACAGATCAAAGGGATAAGCTTTGATCTGCATATGATTTAATCCTCTTGTAAACTCTTTGTTTACCCTTTGtccaagtaatttttttctaatatttatttaactttgtttttaaCCACTAACTGGTTTTCAACCATTGTAACCATTTTTgaacttgttttgtttgttaggtGTCATTTTATAAGACATTTTATATTAGTAAACAGGACAAATTGTGGAATAAAATGCATACCGTAACCGTCACCAAATATAATATCACCAAAGCCTAGTAAGACATCTCCAAAATCATTTGCACGAGTCGCAAGCTTAGTAATTGCAATTTCTCTTTGTTCAACAAAGTCTCTGTTCATAACTCCGTAGTTGGAAAAATTTGGGGTTATTAGAAAAGAATAGTGTCTGTGTCATGTTTACAGGAGCAAATGAGATTGCTCAAAGGCAAATACTAACCGAAAAGTTAGATA is drawn from Pyxicephalus adspersus chromosome Z, UCB_Pads_2.0, whole genome shotgun sequence and contains these coding sequences:
- the CZH8orf48 gene encoding uncharacterized protein C8orf48 homolog — its product is MDQTPGSHGNPGYEDSLVQSRSQRSTANYSSYSFESSTDEPSWNYESDSFESVTNESVPNYENDTFESFSKVNSHEVTFSETTSITSQEAAELLDRNDTVAQPNYTDASPSLSYCSMKIEHLCQHPTQEKKPHPGQQILSATERHHSCCIPSALMNRLQMQSVRETMKQMLQAKMHDPAFCPDCIHKQAELAESQFVRIRMTKLQKYFLKMKLEEHSYKIVRLSAFICMCRFHIGQQVELE